A single genomic interval of Balaenoptera musculus isolate JJ_BM4_2016_0621 chromosome 14, mBalMus1.pri.v3, whole genome shotgun sequence harbors:
- the MN1 gene encoding transcriptional activator MN1, protein MFGLDQFEPQINSRNAGQGERNFNEAGLSMNAHFKAPAFHAGGPPGPVDPTMSGLGEPPILGMNMEPYGFHARGHSELHAGGLQAQPVHGFFGGQQPHHGHPGGHHPHQHHPHFGGNFGGSDPGASCLHGGRLLGYGGAAGGLGSQPPFAEGYDHLAESQGPESFGPQRPGNLPDFHSSGASGHAVPAPCLPLDQSPNRAASFHGLPASSGSDSHSLEPRRVANQGAVDSLEYNYPGEPPSGHFDMFSPSDSEGQLPHYAAGRQVPGGSFPGASAMPRAAGMVGLSKMHAQQQQQQQQQHGVFFERFGGTRKMPVGLEPAVGSRHPLMQPPQQAPPPPPQQQPPPPPPPPQQQQPPPPPPPPGLLVRQNSCPPALPRPQQSEAGTPSGGLQDGGPMLPSQHAQFEYPIHRLENRSMHPYSEPVFNMQHPPPQQTPNQRLQHFDAPPYMNVAKRPRFDFPGSAGVDRCASWNGSMHNGALDNHLSPSAYSGLPGEFTPPVPDSFPSGPPLQHPAPDHQSLQQQQQQQQQQQQQQQQQQQQQQRQNAALMIKQMASRNQQQRLRQPNLAQLGHPGDVGQGGLVHSGPVGGLAQPNFERESGGAGAGRLGTFEQQAQHLAQESAWFPGPHPPPGDLLPRRMGGSGLPADCGPHDPGLAPPPPPGGSGVLFRGSLQEPLRMPGEGHVPALPSPGLQFGGSLASLGQLQSPGAGVGLPSAPSERRPQPPDFTAPALGGQPGFPFGAANRQATPHSGPGVNSPPSAGGGGGSTGGGGGGGAYPPQPDFQPSQRTSASKLGALSLGSFNKPSSKDNLFGQSCLAALSTACQNMIASLGAPNLNVTFNKKNPPEGKRKLSQNETDGAAMASNPGSDYFPGGTAPGAPGPGGQSGTSSSGSKASGPPNPPAQGDGTSLSPNYTLESTSGNDGKPVPGGGGRGRGRRKRDSGHVSPGTFFDKYSAAPDSGGAPGVSPGQQQAPGAAVGGSSTGEARGAPTPHEKALTSPSWGKGAELLLGDQPDLMASLDGGAKSDGSSPHAGEFASDEVSTSYANEDEVSSSSDNPPALAKASRSPLVTGSPKLPPRGLGAGEHGPKAPPAPLGLGILSTSTSTPDSYGGGGTGHPGTPGLEQVRTPTSSSGAPPPDEIHPLEILQAQIQLQRQQFSISEDQPLGLKGGKKGECAVGASGAQNGDSELGSCCSEAVKSAMSTIDLDSLMAEHSATWYLPADKALVDGADEDKTLAPWEKAKPQNPNSKEAHDLPPNKASATQPGSHLQCLSVHCTDDVGDAKARASVPTWRSLHSDISNRFGTFVAALT, encoded by the coding sequence ATGTTTGGGCTGGACCAATTCGAGCCCCAGATCAACAGCAGGAACGCTGGCCAGGGCGAGAGGAACTTTAACGAGGCCGGACTAAGCATGAACGCCCACTTTAAGGCCCCGGCTTTCCACGCGGGGGGACCCCCTGGCCCCGTGGACCCTACCATGAGCGGGCTGGGCGAACCCCCGATCTTGGGCATGAACATGGAGCCTTACGGCTTTCACGCGCGTGGCCACTCGGAGTTGCACGCGGGGGGGCTGCAGGCGCAGCCGGTGCACGGATTCTTTGGAGGCCAACAGCCGCACCACGGCCACCCGGGAGGCCACCACCCCCACCAGCATCACCCCCACTTCGGGGGCAACTTCGGCGGGTCGGATCCTGGGGCCTCGTGCCTGCACGGGGGTCGTCTGCTCGGCTACGGCGGCGCGGCCGGCGGCCTGGGCAGCCAGCCGCCCTTCGCCGAGGGTTATGATCACCTGGCGGAGAGCCAGGGGCCGGAGAGCTTCGGCCCGCAGCGACCTGGGAACCTCCCGGACTTCCACAGTTCGGGCGCCTCAGGCCACGCCGTGCCTGCCCCATGCTTGCCGCTGGACCAGAGCCCTAACCGAGCCGCCTCCTTCCATGGCCTGCCCGCCTCCAGTGGCTCCGATTCCCACAGTCTGGAGCCCCGGAGGGTGGCGAACCAAGGAGCCGTCGACTCGCTGGAATACAATTACCCGGGCGAGCCGCCCTCGGGACATTTCGACATGTTTTCCCCCTCTGATTCTGAGGGGCAGCTGCCTCATTATGCAGCGGGTCGTCAGGTTCCCGGGGGCTCTTTCCCGGGTGCCTCGGCCATGCCTAGAGCTGCAGGCATGGTGGGCTTGTCCAAAATGCACgcccagcagcagcaacagcagcagcagcagcacggAGTGTTCTTCGAGAGGTTCGGCGGGACCCGCAAGATGCCCGTGGGTCTGGAGCCTGCAGTAGGCTCCAGGCACCCGTTAATGCAGCCTCCCCAGcaggccccgccgccgccgccgcagcaacagccgccgccgccgccgccgcctccgcagCAGCaacagccgccgccgccgccgccgccgcctgggcTTCTGGTCCGGCAAAATTCGTGTCCGCCTGCGCTCCCGCGTCCCCAGCAGAGCGAGGCGGGCACGCCCAGCGGCGGCCTGCAGGACGGGGGCCCCATGCTGCCCAGCCAACACGCGCAGTTCGAGTACCCCATCCACCGGCTGGAGAACCGGAGCATGCACCCTTATTCCGAGCCTGTATTCAACATGCAGCACCCTCCTCCGCAGCAGACGCCCAACCAGCGGCTGCAGCATTTCGACGCACCCCCCTACATGAATGTGGCCAAGAGGCCGCGCTTTGACTTCCCGGGCAGCGCGGGAGTGGATCGCTGCGCTTCGTGGAACGGCAGCATGCACAACGGCGCTCTGGACAACCACCTCTCGCCCTCCGCCTATTCCGGCCTACCCGGCGAGTTCACGCCGCCTGTGCCCGACAGCTTCCCCTCGGGGCCACCCCTGCAGCATCCGGCCCCGGACCACCAgtccctgcagcagcagcagcagcagcagcagcaacagcagcagcagcagcagcagcagcaacagcagcagcagcgccAAAACGCGGCCCTCATGATCAAGCAGATGGCGTCGCGGAACCAGCAGCAGCGGCTGCGCCAGCCCAACCTGGCCCAGCTAGGCCACCCCGGGGACGTGGGCCAGGGCGGCCTGGTGCACAGCGGCCCAGTGGGCGGCTTGGCCCAGCCGAACTTTGAGCGCGAAAGCGGCGGCGCGGGCGCCGGGCGCCTGGGCACGTTCGAGCAGCAGGCTCAGCACTTGGCGCAGGAGAGTGCGTGGTTCCCAGGTCCGCACCCGCCGCCGGGTGACTTGCTGCCCCGCAGGATGGGAGGTTCAGGCCTGCCCGCTGACTGCGGCCCGCACGACCCCGGACTGGCGCCGCCCCCTCCGCCCGGTGGCTCGGGGGTGCTGTTCCGAGGCTCTCTGCAGGAGCCGCTGAGGATGCCCGGAGAGGGCCACGTGCCCGCGCTGCCCTCCCCTGGCCTGCAGTTCGGGGGCAGCCTGGCCAGCCTGGGGCAGCTGCAGTCgcccggggctggggtggggctgccCAGCGCTCCCTCCGAGCGCCGGCCCCAGCCGCCCGATTTCACAGCGCCCGCGCTCGGGGGCCAGCCTGGCTTCCCGTTCGGCGCAGCGAACCGGCAGGCCACGCCGCACAGCGGCCCAGGCGTGAACTCGCCCCCGAGcgcgggcgggggcggcggcagcactggcggcggcggcggcgggggcgcaTACCCGCCGCAGCCTGATTTCCAGCCCAGCCAGCGCACCTCGGCCAGTAAGCTGGGCGCGCTCTCGCTGGGCTCCTTCAACAAGCCCAGCTCCAAGGACAACCTGTTCGGCCAGAGTTGCCTGGCTGCACTCTCCACCGCCTGCCAGAACATGATCGCCAGCCTCGGGGCCCCCAACCTCAACGTTACCTTCAACAAGAAGAACCCGCCCGAGGGCAAGAGGAAACTGAGCCAGAACGAGACCGACGGCGCGGCCATGGCCAGCAACCCGGGCTCGGATTACTTCCCAGGAGGGACTGCTCCTGGGGCCCCAGGGCCCGGAGGCCAGTCGGGGACCAGTAGCAGCGGCTCCAAAGCTTCTGGGCCGCCCAATCCGCCCGCCCAGGGGGATGGCACCAGCCTCTCCCCCAACTACACCCTGGAATCAACGTCGGGGAACGACGGCAAGCCGGTTCCCGGGGGCGGTGGCCGGGGCCGGGGTCGCAGAAAAAGGGACAGTGGTCACGTGAGCCCCGGGACCTTCTTCGACAAGTACTCGGCAGCGCCGGACAGCGGGGGCGCGCCTGGGGTGAGCCCAGGGCAACAGCAGGCGCCAGGCGCAGCCGTCGGGGGAAGCTCCACAGGCGAGGCGCGCGGGGCGCCTACGCCTCATGAGAAGGCGCTCACGTCGCCTTCGTGGGGGAAGGGGGCCGAGTTGCTCCTGGGGGACCAGCCGGACCTCATGGCGTCCCTGGACGGTGGGGCGAAGTCGGACGGTAGTTCCCCGCACGCGGGCGAGTTCGCCTCGGACGAGGTGAGCACGAGCTACGCCAACGAGGACGAGGTGTCATCCAGCTCCGACaaccccccagccctggccaaaGCCAGTAGGAGCCCTCTGGTGACAGGCTCGCCCAAACTCCCTCCCCGCGGGTTGGGCGCCGGGGAACATGGACCGAAGGCGCCCCCAGCCCCTCTTGGCCTGGGCATCTTGTCTACCTCTACCTCCACCCCCGATAGCTACGGCGGCGGGGGCACGGGCCATCCCGGCACGCCGGGCCTGGAGCAGGTCCGGACCCCAACGAGCAGCAGCGGTGCACCGCCGCCTGACGAGATCCATCCCCTGGAGATCCTCCAGGCACAGATCCAGCTGCAGAGGCAGCAGTTCAGCATCTCTGAGGACCAGCCCCTGGGGCTCAAGGGTGGCAAGAAGGGTGAGTGTGCTGTGGGGGCTTCTGGTGCGCAGAATGGTGACAGCGAGCTGGGCAGCTGCTGCTCCGAGGCCGTCAAGAGTGCCATGAGCACCATCGATCTGGACTCGCTGATGGCAGAGCACAGCGCCACCTGGTACCTGCCGGCCGACAAGGCTTTGGTGGACGGCGCAGACGAGGACAAGACGCTGGCACCCTGGGAGAAGGCCAAACCCCAGAACCCCAACAGCAAAGAAG